The Lycium ferocissimum isolate CSIRO_LF1 chromosome 1, AGI_CSIRO_Lferr_CH_V1, whole genome shotgun sequence genome includes a region encoding these proteins:
- the LOC132062927 gene encoding uncharacterized protein LOC132062927, which yields MTAQVLLKDVAETPRIPIKDCIRNVQTVYGKTISKRNGFLGQWQLIEGKIFNFVFWTFKSCIDGFAHCRPVISIDGTHVYGAYDIKLLIAVGIDANESIFPLAFAIAANESTDTWGIFLTHSKTHVIKDHTGVCVLSDHHKGILHNMDNLPGWQPPLVYHRYCLRHLKANLQSKFHNGTLNKLMWGAVMEHQQRKWATKMDLIRAVSEPAYILVDEARN from the exons atGACTGCTCAAGTGTTACTCAAAGACGTTGCTGAAACGCCAAG GATCCCCATCAAAGATTGCATTAGAAATGTTCAAACCGTATATGGTAAAACTATAAGCAAGAGAAACGGATTTCTCGGGC AGTGGCAGCTTATAGAGGGTAAAATTTTCAACTtcgtattttggacattcaaatCATGTATTGATGGGTTTGCTCATTGCCGGCCAGTGATATCCATAGATGGCACACATGTATATGGTGCATACGACatcaagctcctaattgcaGTAGGAATAGATGCCAATGAGTcaatattccctcttgctttcgcaattgccgctaacgagagcaCCGACACATGGGGGATCTTTTTGACCCATTCGAagactcatgttattaaggatcaTACGGGCGTATGCGTGCTGTCTGATcatcataaaggcatattgcacaatatggataatttGCCAGGGTGGCAGCCTCCGCTTGTTTACCATCGCTATTGCTTAAGGCACTTGAAGGCAAATTTGCAATCAAAGTTTCATAATGGCACTCTAAATAAATTGATGTGGGGGGCTGTGATGGAgcatcaacaaagaaaatgggctACAAAAATGGATCTGATCAGGGCAGTTAGTGAACCCGCATACAttttggttgatgaagctcGAAATTGA